A single Antechinus flavipes isolate AdamAnt ecotype Samford, QLD, Australia chromosome 5, AdamAnt_v2, whole genome shotgun sequence DNA region contains:
- the GTSF1 gene encoding gametocyte-specific factor 1 has protein sequence MEDNYVDSLDPEKLIQCPYDKNHQIRACRFPYHLIKCRKNHPDVANKLATCPFNARHQVPRAEISHHISSCDDKSCIEQDVVSQSRNYRCEALTVNTWQCPPCDEDWDKDLWEQSSTTFVWGTANCSGNNSPANNVVVEHKSNLASGMRVPKSLPYVLPWKSNGNAQ, from the exons ATGGAAGACAATTATG ttgattctTTGGATCCAGAGAAGCTGATACAATGCCCATATGATAAAAACCATCAGATCAGGGCTTGCAGGTTCCCTTATCATCtgatcaaatgcagaaag AACCACCCTGATGTTGCAAACAAATTGGCTACGTGTCCTTTCAATGCTCGCCACCAAGTTCCCCGGGCTGAAATCAGTCACCACATCTCAAGTTGCGATGACAAAAGCTGCATTGAACAGGATGTTG TCAGCCAGTCCAGGAACTACAGATGCGAGGCTCTGACTGTGAACACATGGCAGTGCCCTCCTTGTGATGAAGACTGGGATAAAG ATTTGTGGGAACAGTCCAGCACTACCTTCGTCTGGGGTACTGCTAACTGCAGTGGCAATAACAG CCCTGCGAACAATGTAGTTGTGGAACATAAGAGTAACCTGGCTTCAGGCATGCGGGTTCCCAAGTCTCTGCCATATGTACTACCATGGAAAAGCA ATGGAAATGCACAGTAA